A region of the Bacteroidales bacterium genome:
CAAGTGCATATTATCCCTCTCCTTTTAAAGAAGCAGCCATTTTAACTGTTGACGGTGTCGGAGAATGGGCTACCGCGACAATATGCTACGGAAAAGATACAGAGATTAAAATCTTAAAAGAAATGAAGTTTCCGCACTCGGTGGGCTTACTGTATTCCGCTTTTACGTATTATCTCGGATTCCGGGTTAATTCGGGAGAATACAAATTAATGGGGCTGGCCCCCTATGGAAATCCCCGTGCTGAAGAAACCATGCGGTTTATTTCCCTTATAAAAGACAAATTAGTTTCCATAAAAGATGATGGCTCTATATGGCTCAACCAGCAATATTTCAAATATGCCATTGGTTTGAAAATGATACATGAACGTAAATGGGAAAAGCTTTTTGGATTTCCGGCCGTAAAACCCGACAGCAAAATTGAACAGCGGCATTGTAACCTTGCTTATGCCATTCAATATGTTACAGAGGAAATTGTAATAAAAATGGCGAGAGAAGCAAAGAGAATCACCGGTTCGGATTATTTGTGCTTATCCGGCGGCGTTGCTTTGAATTGTGTTGCCAATGGAAAGCTGATTAAAGAAGGTATCTTTAAGGACATTTTTATCCAGCCTGCCGCTGGTGACGCGGGTGGGGCATTAGGAGCTGCACAGGCGGTTAATTATATGTATTTTGAACAGGAACGCAAAGTTGATATAAACACTGACTCCATGAAAGGAGCATACCTCGGCCCTGATTTCTCTGATAAAGAATGTATAATAGCCTTCAAAAAGCACAAGGCTGTATTTAATTTCACTGAATCTTTTAGCGCTTTATGCTCAGATGTTGCAGACCTGATTGATAAGGGCAATGTAGTGGGCTGGTTTCAGGGCAGGATGGAATTTGGCCCGAGAGCCTTGGGTAATCGAAGCATTTTAGGCGATGCAAGAAATGTGGAAATGCAGAAAAAATTAAACCTTAAGATAAAATACAGAGAGGGGTTCAGGCCATTTGCTCCTTCAGTTTTAATTGAAAATTCACAGGAGTTTTTTGATTTACCCGTTGCTTCTCCTTATATGTTGTTAATTGCGGATGTAAAAGAAGAAAGGCGGAAAAAATTACCTGAAAACTACCATGAATTAGATTTATGGGAAAAACTTTATTATGTAAGGAGTGATGTACAATCAATTACCCATCTGGATTTTTCCGCACGTATTCAAACTGTGCACAAAGAAACCAATCCAAAATACTGGCAGCTTATCAACACATTTAAAGAAAAAACCGGTTATGGCATTGTGGTTAATACCAGTTTTAATGTGAGGGGCGAACCCATTATTTGTACACCTGAAGATGCCTATAAATGTTTTATGCGCACAGAAATGGATTATCTGGTAGTCAATAATTTTATTTTGAAGAAAACAGACCAGCCTGATTGGGAAAACAGGGAAAAGTGGATGGGAAAATTTAAATTGGATTAAAAGAAACTATGTTGAGTTTTATAAAAAAATAAAAAAAACTACTACTGAATATGGACTTTTTAAAAGATTTATGGCTCTTTATGAAAGAGCGAAAAAAATATTGGTTAGCGCCAATTATAATAATTTTACTTATTTTGGGTGTGCTGATAGTATTTGGAGGCGGCAGTACTGTTGCCCCATTTATCTATACGCTTTTTTAATAAAGAACGGGGAGTTTTATGAAAAAAGAGAATTCAAAAACTACAATGTTGGTTATTTCTATGGGTTTTTTAGTGCTTTACTTTATTTTTTCCTGGAAGTGGGCAATTATTACATCCCTCGTCATCGGGTTAATTGGAATATTCTCCAATACCTTGAGCCGGTGGATAGATTGGTTCTGGATGAAGTTGGCTCAGATATTAAATGCCGTTATCCCGAAAATTTTGCTGGGTATCGTTTTTTTCCTGTTTTTATTACCCATATCTTTATTATCAAAACTTTTCACCAAGGACCCACTAATGTTATCTATTAAATACAAAAGCTATTTTATAGATATTGATGAAAAAAAAGATAAAAAATACTTTGAAAAGCCTTGGTAGAAAAATTATTTAAAAGTTTAAATTTTGAATAATACCCCTTACAAAATACTTAATTGCTTAGGTAAAAATTAATTAGAATTGATATAAAGCCTTTTGTGCTTTTAAATTTCCAAACAAAATATTAAAAAATAAGTTAAGTAATTTTCATCTATGCCTGACAATATTCCGAACCCCTTTTTCACCATAATAATTCCCACCTACAACCGCGCACATATGCTGTCCAAAGCCATTGAAAGTGTTTTGGCGCAAACATTTCACGACTGGGAACTGATAATAGTGGACGATGGCTCCACAGACAATACTAAAGATGTAGTTACTGCATACACGGATAGCAGGATAAAATACATCTATCAGGAAAATGCCGAGCGCAGCGCAGCCCGTAATAAGGGTATTGAAAATGCCAAAGGAGAATATATAAGCTTCTTAGATAGTGATGATTATTATTTAGACAATAGACTTGATGGTTT
Encoded here:
- a CDS encoding carbamoyltransferase, producing the protein MKIILGISAFYHDAAAALIVGDEIVAAAQEERFTRIKHTSEFPVNAVKYCLEYAGFSIDELDAVVFYDKPLLKFERLLETYYAFAPLGVRQFVTSIPVWIKEKLFLKKLIFEGLSEVGNFQKKKLRLLFPEHHLSHAASAYYPSPFKEAAILTVDGVGEWATATICYGKDTEIKILKEMKFPHSVGLLYSAFTYYLGFRVNSGEYKLMGLAPYGNPRAEETMRFISLIKDKLVSIKDDGSIWLNQQYFKYAIGLKMIHERKWEKLFGFPAVKPDSKIEQRHCNLAYAIQYVTEEIVIKMAREAKRITGSDYLCLSGGVALNCVANGKLIKEGIFKDIFIQPAAGDAGGALGAAQAVNYMYFEQERKVDINTDSMKGAYLGPDFSDKECIIAFKKHKAVFNFTESFSALCSDVADLIDKGNVVGWFQGRMEFGPRALGNRSILGDARNVEMQKKLNLKIKYREGFRPFAPSVLIENSQEFFDLPVASPYMLLIADVKEERRKKLPENYHELDLWEKLYYVRSDVQSITHLDFSARIQTVHKETNPKYWQLINTFKEKTGYGIVVNTSFNVRGEPIICTPEDAYKCFMRTEMDYLVVNNFILKKTDQPDWENREKWMGKFKLD
- a CDS encoding DUF5989 family protein, coding for MDFLKDLWLFMKERKKYWLAPIIIILLILGVLIVFGGGSTVAPFIYTLF